The genomic stretch ATACGAAACATGAAGGAACACATCACCACGTGTTGGATGAAGTGCACCGTCTAATGAAATCGGAACACACCTTGAACCACGCCAAGACGAACGAACAGCACAAGGGTGCGCAGCCGCATCACAGCACAGACAAAGCCGACCACATTGTATTTTCTCCCCTTTACGCTGAGAAAAACCATCCTGTTCCCAAACATGTAATCGACTTCGACCATCCAGCGCTGCATTTGAAAGCCATTGACGGCAGGAAACAAGACAGAATCGACGCTACTAAATCAGTTGAAGAGCACATACGCGCAGGCACGTTTAAAAAGGAAAGCGATGCAGGCAAACCAGTTGATTCTTTAAGACCTGAAGATAAGAACAAACCAGCCGAGTCTGCCAAACCTCCAAAAATAACTGTCCTTTATGAGAACAAAAACCCGGAAGCACACACACCACAACCCAATTACATAGTCAAAAAAGACGGCTCCATATCTGTCTTACGCAATCCCGAAGGACCGCCACATGACACCGATGTAGTGATTCAGGTGGACCGAGACGCAAAGCAAACAGGTGCACCTGATAAAGTACAGCAGAAATCAATAGACGATCTTGTTGCCTACCAGGGCGCTCGCATCATCGAAAAATTCGGCGCCGAACTAAAAGAAATTGCAACACCGCATGGCAAGCTCAAGCAAGTTGAAATCAATGACGCTCAAAACTTAGTAAGCGACAAAGTAGAACAAAAATTTGGTGATAAATTACCACCAGATGTGAGCAAATTCGCACCGCCCCCGATGCCCATTGATGTCAAACACACATCCGACATGATGAATCGCGTTCAAGGCAGCGGCGGTCATGTGACGGTACCACGCGAGTCTGCTCCTGGCAGACACCCGGGCGACGCTACTCCGGCAGGAGTGGACCAGATGATTCCAGCTCGCTCTGTGCCGCAGTCACCTAAGGAAACAGATTCAGTGGCTGCTGCAAAAGATGCGGCCGCAGCGCTTTTCGATCCGGAGCGAAAACACCCTTACCAGACCATCAAAGAGAATTCCGACCACAGTTATAGAATCGGAAGATACGGTCTAAATCAAGGCTTTACGCTGCTGGGACTGGCAGAGCTGATGGGCGTCGACCTGGGCGATCCGCCAGACATGGCAAAGCTTCAGGCTTACTTACAGCAACATCCTCAAGCGCTGGAAAAGTCTATCCAAGCATATGCCGCGAGAATCCAGCATGACGCGGATAACGCACATCTGTCGCCACACGATCCGTTGCGCGAATCAATTAAGCAGCTTCAGCACTTAGCTAAATCACTGGATAATCCGCAGTTCCAAAACGATTTCGTCAAGTTCCTGAACGACATGAACGGTTCAGGACAGCCGATTACACACGAGCGACTAGCCAGATTCATGCCGAAAGAGCTACAAGAGCTAATTGCAGAGAGTGGTATCACACACGAATCAAAACTCCTCGGCGAGAATCCACATCATCTCAGCGATAGAGGCGCGGGAACAATTGCTCTGGCAGTTCTATTGGGTCGCACCCCGAATACGTCCGACATTGAAAACGCTCAGTATGCAGACTACACCCGCGCCGGTTCGAACATGTACAAGTTAGCAGAGAGCCGCATGCAGAGCCTGGGAGACATTACGGTTAGTGATGCCCAGGGCAAAATTATTGCTGCTGCCGATCACAGTGTCGGCCGAGCTATGTGGCAGAAATACCTGGCAGGCGGAAGACTCGGTTGCGCCGCGTCAGTGTCAGCAGTGCTCAACGAAGCTGGATTTAGCTATGCCAGTGCAGTCGGCGTGTCGGCGTTGCAAGATCAGCTCCTTGCGCACGGCTGGACGATCTCCGGCAGCCCACGACCGGGAGACGTTGTTTGCGGTTATCGCAAGCCAAAAGGAAGCGGTCCCGGAGGATCAGCCCACACGGGCATCGTGGGACCAGACGGCACCTGGGACAACCACTCCAGCACCAAAATCTGGTCTCACGATCCGCTCTCGGCTTGGAACCGTCATGCGTATCCGGCAGGCGTAGTTTTCCTGCATCCTCCGGGCGCCTGACAGTCGGGCTGACAGCGCCACCACAACCGGTGCAGCTTTAACTTCGACAAGTTCAGTTGCAAGATTGCGCTGTAGTGGCAAAACGAGCTGCGACTCTCGATTAATTTGACGAGATGGTTTTCGTCTCATTGCGTGTTACGGTTTTCGGGAGATCGGGAGGTGTCAATATCGCTGCGCTTTATCGGTTGTCCAATATTCAAGTCTAATTTGGCTCTTGTGCCTTCGACAGCCAGATATAAGTCACGAGGGGGTGGTGCCTGCGAAACGCCAACACTTCTTATTTCAAAATCTTCAGAGCCTATTATCTGACCAGCTTTGATTGCTCGTTTTGCAAAGACAACAGATCTTTGAGGACCTTTAGGCAGTGGAATTGGAGTTTCAAAACGACGTTTAGTCTCCGCAGTGTATAGGGAGCCAACATTGACAGGCGTAGACGGCCCTGCCAACCAAGAAAACAGGAATGGTATTTTAGCCAGCTCTAAGCGGTCGTAAAACTTCGGAGGCAGACCTGATCCAACGAAGGCCCCGACTTCACCATCGAAGGAATATATTGTCGACAGGTGGTAGTACCCTTCACCCGGCTCGTACGCCTCTTGCCAGTGCTCTTCACTATCGCTTACCCAGACAAGCTCCGATAAATCAATAATTCGCCAACTGGGTTCAGTGACAGCAAACCAGTTATCGTCTCTCATGCGCGCAGTTTGGATGACCACCTCAACTGAGCTGCAAATCAGTTCCTTCGCTGCACGACGGGACAAACTCGGATCGGTCTCACGAAGACGAGCCTCGAGCTGCAGCAAGCCCTTAGCAGGCGAATCCGCAGAAATCGTAAGTATGCTTCCCAAAGAAGCATTGTTCATCACCTGCAGAAGCGTTGCAGGAGCGAGACTCGAGCAATTTCCAATGATACCGTCGAAGTTTGTCGCATCACGCCCAATGCATGCGCATAACCCCTGGACTAACTCAGATCTTCCCGCATCCTCGTCAGCACAGACAAGGATATTGAACTTGCCGCGCATACACGCTTGCAATATGAGAGACATTGCTTGGGTCAACGCCCCTCTCATCCAGAGATCATTGTGAATCGGCTCTTCTTTCATTCCAGCGCTTCACCTCATCGATCCAGTTAACGTGATCTCTTTCGTTAACCTACCCAAATCCGGCAGCAATGTCTGTGCCAGGTTTGGAAATCGCTCATGGATGATTTAAGCTGGAAACCCAAAGGCGAGCTAGTTCTTTCAATGTGTTGGCTGGTCGACGCTATGCATATCGCAAACCGGGAGTATTCATGTCCTGTTTGAACCAGCGAAGGAATTTGCGGCCAAAACTTCTATGCTTACGATGCGAGAGAACGATGCTCTTCGTCTGCTGCGCCCGATGACAAACATAAGGATTAGAATCTTCAGTGAGCTTTTCCAACAGTTCAATCGGCGTATTAATATCATCTGCCAGACCCAGTCTGACATTTACGTCCTCATCGAAAGCAAGTCTGAAACTTATCGTAGCCGGAGTTGAAGGGTTAGTACCCACAGCAACTCGAACATCGGCATTAGGGTCAGATGATAAAAGCTCCAAAATCTTCTTAGACGCTCGTGGATTCTCGGCGACTCTCAATCGAATCCGATCAACATCGCTATGTGCCATTGCTTCCAGCAGCTCGGGAGAACAGCTCTGGCTGCCGGCTTTTATGTAATTTCCAAGTACATCTCCGTATAATTTTGCTCCCAACATCTCTTGAAACCTCCGTCAGTCTATTTAGCTAGAGCTGGCTTTCAAAGCCAGTTGAAGGAAAATAGCCATCAAGAAATACCATCAAAACATCGAGGATCTCTCTGGCAGGCAACATTTATTTCGGCAGCCTCAGAAGCACTGAGGCTGCCCTTTTTCATAATTTTCCAGCATGGCGTGCCGGTGATTCTACGTTTTAGGACTATTCAATTTTATCATCGTCAAAACTGGCGCAAACCCTCCTTTGAAGCAGAATCTGGGCTGATCACAACGAAGGAAAATTGAACCTTCCAATAAACTTTTATAGCAAAAAATTCTGTCAATCACAACAGATTTATATTTCCTTTGCAATCGCCAAATCGGTTACAGAAGCGCCCTCTGCGCCATATAATCTGCACCCAGCAATCGCTCCTTGAAAAGCTGCGCTTGCGCGCCAACTGTTGCCGGCGAGACGTTCGTAAAAAAGACGATGTACTGGTTCGTCACTCTGCCATCAAAGTAGTATTCATCCAGACTGATCAACTTGAGCCCGCACTCAGCCCCGGCGTCCAGCACTCGTTGCTTCTCCGCTGCGAATTGAAAACTTACCAGCACGTGGGTTCCCCCGCTCATGGGGGCGATCTGAATCTGCTTCTCGAACGCCATCGACAAACTGTAAATCAGAGCCTGCCTGCGTTTTCTGTAGCTCTTTTGCAACTTTGCGACCAGGTTGTCGATCTCTCCTGCGGCGAGCAAATCTTTAAGGGCCGACAGTTCGATGCTAATCGGTGGTCTATTAATCATTGCTCTCAGGCGCCTCAACGCCGGTACCAATCGTTGCGGAACAACGAGAAAGCAGGCGTTCGAAAGGGGAAAGAGCAGTTTCCAGAACGAATACAGGTAGATAATTTGCTCGGCTGCCTTTTGCTGCATGCAGGGCACCGCCGGTCTTCCATGACAGAAGTCTGTGTCCCAGCCGTCTTCTACAATCAAGCAATCGTTTCTTTTCGCCCATTGGATAATCGAATCTTGCCGCTCTTCGCTCATCACGATACCGGTCGGGTCCTGGCTTACAGGTGTCACGTACAACACTTTTGGGCTGGTAGCCAGAGCGTCGAGGTTCTCAACCATCATGCCACCATAATCAATACCGTTGGCGATCACGCGGGCGCCGGCGGCGGCGAAAATCTTCGACACACCGATGTATCCCGGCTCTTCTATGACGGCTGTGTCATTTGGTTTGATCAACAATCTGGCGATCGTGTCAAGCGCTTGATCTGTATTGGTATAGACCGAGATTTGTTCCGGCGAGCAGTTCAGCCCCCTGGTTGCTCTCAAGAACCTACAGACTTGCTGTCGCAGGTCTAGTGCGCCGAGATCGTCGATCTCATCCGTGCGTCCGAGCTGCTTGCAGTTTTTGATTATCAGTTCTCGCCATCGCTTCACAGGCAGCAGGGCTTGAGGTACAGCTGCTTTGGTAACGTCTTCCACAGGCAGGGGTTGCTGTGCACTGCCGAGAATTTCGTTTGCGCTCAAATCATCTACCAACATCAGTTCGTGCATCTGCGCAGATTGGGTGGAATAGTCCAGTGGCGGCGGTGCGTTCACAATCAAGCCTTTTCCCTTGATCGCCTCAATCAGCCCTTTGCCAATTAGCTGACCATAAGCTCGCACTACCGTTCCCCTGGCTAAAAGCAAAGTGCGAGCGAACTCCCGACTGGAAGGTAACATCTGCCCAGGCTCCAGTCTTCCGCTCTCAATGCTCAATTCAAGGTGACGAGCAAGTTGCTCAAACAACGGTGTGGATGAACTGTGATCGAGTCTGATGGCTAGATTAACACGCATATACTGATTGTACCAGTGGACCAGTTTTCTTGACGCTTTATGGCTCCTGCAAACTGGCTGTAGCTTTTGCAAGCCGCGAGAGCAATGGAGATTCGACTAGACCAGTAGTCCAGTTTGGCGACCCAGTTGTAAATAGACGCTAGGCACAGGAGCCAAGATCAGCACGAAGTGTTGATCTTGGTCTAATGTATGACATCTATGATTGCTTCACGAATGTCGCTTAGGAGAGGTTGTAATTGCAATAACTTCCTCTGTCAGTGCAGCTAAAACCAACAAGAAACTTCCTAATCACCAAAGGCAGACGTAATAAAAGCCGAATCAAGGCGTGTGTAAGCGCATATCGTCGTCAGTGGTTAGAAGCATCAATCCAAAGCACAGCTACCCCGTCTCTGGCAGGGAGTGTTTTGGAGCGGCAGAGTGGTCTGAAGTTCTGCATGCAATCAGGGATCTGCTTACGAGCAAAATCTCCTGCAAACAGTTGACTCACTGCCCCTACGGGGGTGTACTTCGCTAAGGCGAGGAAAGGAAACTACCAATGCGTTTTTATCATTTGCCACAATGCCCACGTTGTGATTCGGGCAAGATACCCCGCGTTGTCGTCGACTTCAGCAACGCTGATTGCACCGACGAGCGCTTTTGCGGTTCGTGCAGCACGAAGCTGACCGGTATTACGCCGTTCTCAATCGATGATGAGCGTACGATTCAGGCAGTGAAAGGGCTGATCAGCAAGAAGCACGGCGACGGTGGCGAAACGGTAGGCGAGTTCGAGATCGTTGAATGGGCCTACTTCAGGACCGATCCTTGCCAACCCGACTACTATGTTGTGCTCCAGGCGCGCGACGCACCGGGCTACACTGTGGAGATTCAAGCAATTAAGAAGAAGAACTCCGTTGTGACTTTCAGGCCGGTGTACCCGGACGATGAGCATAAGGTGCTGCGGCGTGCCACCATGCCGCATGTGCTGGTGCAGGCGATCGATGCTATGAACGGTCTGGGCTTTCGTGGCTGTCAGCGCAGCCATGACAGGCACGAGAATTGGGTCTATCTTGATCTGCCACCGCAAGAGTCCGACCGCCTCTACTGGCGAATCAAGATGTCCTGGCCGCAACCTCGCATCAGATCTCTTTGATAGGCAACATTTATTTCGGCAGCCTCAGAACCACTGAGGCTGCCCCTTTTCATTTATGTTTCCCTTAAAATTGCGAAATCGATTACAGAGACGGACTTTTGGTCCATGCAGATGCACGAAATGCAACCTTTTTCCGAACTTTAGCCCGCATACTCCTAATCAGCAAAGCCGAAAGCGTTAACATCAACGAGGCAAAGCAATGGAGAGTGTATGACGACGGCGAAGAAGTTTCTGGCAAGTTTGGTTATCGTCTTAGGTAATGGTGGCATTTTCGTTACTTGCATGAATGGCGCCTCAGCAACGCCAGCTAATGATGCTTATTTAAAGGCCCATGCACTCAATGCTCAATCGAAATTCGCCGAAGCCCTGCCGCTTCTCGATCAAGCGATCGAGCTGGATCCGAAACTCACCGACGCCTATATAAGCAGATCATTTTCCTACGGCAAATTGGGACAAATACAGAAAGCACTGAAAGACGTTCAAAAGGCGCTGGATATCGACTCAAACAACGAAGTCGCATACAACAACCGCGGATTTCTTTTCTTGCGGCTCGGACAATACGACAAAGCAATCTCAGATTTCAGTAAAGCTGTGGCGCTCAATCCAGATGATGAGGCAGCATGGGCAAATCGGGCGGAAGCTTACTGGCGTGCCGGAGATGCCGATGACGCCTTGACAGATTGCTCTAAAGCGATTGGATTCGGACTTGGGGATGCCGACCCGTACATCACCCGCGGTGACATTTTAGCCAGTCAGGGCGAATCTCTTCGCGCAATCAGTGACTACGACACCGCTATCGGCTATCATCCGACCACCGCAAATTCGTTTCACGAGCCGGGCGAAGTTTACTTCAAACGAGCCCAGCAGCGCCATTTGCTTGAAACGAAAGATATTAACGAAGCCAAAAATAGTGGATATCCCGTGGAAATGGCTGAAACGATAAGCGCAATCAAAAACAAATTGAAAAAATCCAACACAACTGCTGACCTTTCCACGTCGCTTCAAAGTGCCGTGAATCGAAAACAAATCGACTCATGTTCGGTCATTGACGAAAATACAGTGGAAATACAGCTGAAAAATCCGTGTTCGGCTCGACTGGTGAGCAAACTGATTGGCTGGAATTCACCATATTTGGTATCACCAGACGTGCACCAGAGGAACTGGGAAATACAGGTCCCCAGAGACAGAATGGGAAAGATTGAAGGCTCCAGAATTGCCACTACTTATCCCCAAATTGGGGCTTGGACAGTGCGGGCGTCCGTCGATGGCAGACCGACAGGCGAGCTTCCCGAGACTGTTGCTGGTGCCTCTCCTGCTTACAACCTTGCCGTTTATGACTCTGGAATCACAACCGTCCGTCTGGTACTGGAAAACAGATGAGTCGGACTTCACCTGAGAGCCGGGTCTAGTCACAAAAGGCTACGCAGAATGGTTAGGTATTGTCTTTGAGTAGCGTTGTCACCTGTGAACAAATCTTGTAGTCCGACGAGTTCGGCTACGCCGGTACTCAAACGCCCTGATACCGAGCTGGCTAAGCTTTTATGTTTATCATATCGTCGCTCGTAAGTTGTAAGTGAATCTTTTCCTTTGGTAGTGTCAAAACAACTTCTCTTTTCTTCTCTTTTTAAGTAGCAACAACCTTTTACGAAACATACATCTAGCCACCTGCACAAGACTGAGTCTTGAGCTTTAAACCAGGATTTTTCCAAACGCTTCACACATCTGCACTATCTGTGGTGAGACAATCATCACGTTGTCGAATTCCCAGGTGCAGATGCTCTGAACGAAGGACTTGTCATGAAAATAGTCAAAGCTACCGCGCTCTACGAAGAGTGGGTCAAAAGCTTTATTACCATCGTTGTAGCCGATCTCGAAGCGAAGCATCAGATGATGGCTGACGATGAGTTTGCTTTTCTGCGCGCCACGTTCTACCGTTGGGCGCAGCTTTTCCCGGAACTATGTCCCGATTTGCAAAACGCACCGGTCGTCAACTCGATTGGTGATTTGCACGTCGAGCAATACAGCACCTGGCGTGACAGCGAGGCGCGATTGATACTGGGCATCGCCGATTTCGACGAAGCTTACCAGCTGCCTTACACATTCGATCTGGTTCGGCTCGCCACCAGCGCCTGCAAGGCCATCGAAGTGGGCGACCTCGGTATAACCAAGACGAAAGCCTGCCAGGCGATCTTGCAGGGCTACATCGCTAGCATTGCCTGTGGTGGCAAGCCAATTGTCCTGGAAGAAGACAACCCGGAACTGCGCGCCATGGCGATAGCCAGACTGGCAGTACCGTCGCACTTCTGGCGCAAGCTCGACAGCCAGTGCCGGTCGGTAAAGACGCTCACGGAGCGAGCCCAAATGGCGGTTGAGAGCATTCTGCCGAAGCCGACACCGAAGTATCAATGCTTCCAGCGCCGTGCCGGTGTGGGAAGCCTCGGACGCCAGCGCTTTGTCATCACCGCCAATCACAACGGTGCGCGCATCGCTCGTGAGGCCAAGGCACTGCTTCCGTCAGCCTGTTCGTGGGCATACGGCGAGAAGAAGCCATCGTCGCACCTGCAGGAGATTCTCGACGCATCGGTGCGTTCGCCGGATCCCTACCTGAAGACAAAAGGCAAATGGGTGATTCGCAGGCTCTCACCCTCATGTTCGAAGATGGAGCTGAGTGCTCTGCCCAAAGTGCGTGACGAAGCGGCGCTGCTCTGGGCAATGGGTTTCGAGGCTGCGAACGTTCATTTGGGAACGGCTGGCGTCGCCGCGAAAATCAAGAAAGACTTCGCAAAGCGCTCGGCTGACTGGCTGCGGCGTGCAGTTGACGTCATGAGTGATGCGGTGCGGCAAGATTACAAAGACTGGAGACGGTCGCGTAATTTGACTGGCGCTTGAGGCATCAGTTTCGATCGTGGAAGGTGCCGGTTGCTGTTGCAACCGGCATCTGACCATGATTTCAAAAAAAAGCTCACTGTATACGCATGCATATAGTATAAAATGGCAGGCA from Candidatus Melainabacteria bacterium encodes the following:
- a CDS encoding PLP-dependent aminotransferase family protein, which produces MRVNLAIRLDHSSSTPLFEQLARHLELSIESGRLEPGQMLPSSREFARTLLLARGTVVRAYGQLIGKGLIEAIKGKGLIVNAPPPLDYSTQSAQMHELMLVDDLSANEILGSAQQPLPVEDVTKAAVPQALLPVKRWRELIIKNCKQLGRTDEIDDLGALDLRQQVCRFLRATRGLNCSPEQISVYTNTDQALDTIARLLIKPNDTAVIEEPGYIGVSKIFAAAGARVIANGIDYGGMMVENLDALATSPKVLYVTPVSQDPTGIVMSEERQDSIIQWAKRNDCLIVEDGWDTDFCHGRPAVPCMQQKAAEQIIYLYSFWKLLFPLSNACFLVVPQRLVPALRRLRAMINRPPISIELSALKDLLAAGEIDNLVAKLQKSYRKRRQALIYSLSMAFEKQIQIAPMSGGTHVLVSFQFAAEKQRVLDAGAECGLKLISLDEYYFDGRVTNQYIVFFTNVSPATVGAQAQLFKERLLGADYMAQRALL
- a CDS encoding tetratricopeptide repeat protein; amino-acid sequence: MTTAKKFLASLVIVLGNGGIFVTCMNGASATPANDAYLKAHALNAQSKFAEALPLLDQAIELDPKLTDAYISRSFSYGKLGQIQKALKDVQKALDIDSNNEVAYNNRGFLFLRLGQYDKAISDFSKAVALNPDDEAAWANRAEAYWRAGDADDALTDCSKAIGFGLGDADPYITRGDILASQGESLRAISDYDTAIGYHPTTANSFHEPGEVYFKRAQQRHLLETKDINEAKNSGYPVEMAETISAIKNKLKKSNTTADLSTSLQSAVNRKQIDSCSVIDENTVEIQLKNPCSARLVSKLIGWNSPYLVSPDVHQRNWEIQVPRDRMGKIEGSRIATTYPQIGAWTVRASVDGRPTGELPETVAGASPAYNLAVYDSGITTVRLVLENR
- a CDS encoding DUF2252 domain-containing protein; protein product: MKIVKATALYEEWVKSFITIVVADLEAKHQMMADDEFAFLRATFYRWAQLFPELCPDLQNAPVVNSIGDLHVEQYSTWRDSEARLILGIADFDEAYQLPYTFDLVRLATSACKAIEVGDLGITKTKACQAILQGYIASIACGGKPIVLEEDNPELRAMAIARLAVPSHFWRKLDSQCRSVKTLTERAQMAVESILPKPTPKYQCFQRRAGVGSLGRQRFVITANHNGARIAREAKALLPSACSWAYGEKKPSSHLQEILDASVRSPDPYLKTKGKWVIRRLSPSCSKMELSALPKVRDEAALLWAMGFEAANVHLGTAGVAAKIKKDFAKRSADWLRRAVDVMSDAVRQDYKDWRRSRNLTGA